From a single Candidatus Defluviilinea gracilis genomic region:
- the mmuM gene encoding homocysteine S-methyltransferase: protein MNPIDTILHHHPVLVIDGALATELERRGHDLKNDLWSATILLEHPEAIQQVHYDYFNAGADCAITASYQATVEGFKRRGLNEKEAIALIQKSVRIATAARDEFWAKESNRAGRSKPFVAASVGPYGAFLANGEEYVGNYGLSETELMDFHRGRMQALVEAGAELLACETIPSLTEARAIVKLLDEFPNIAAWLSFSARDEVRISEGQSFADCVKLLEGHPQIAALGINCTSPKYVSSLLREGKRFTSKPMLVYPNLGEGYDAAKNDWDGHAAVESFGEEARVWYEAGARMIGGCCRTTPEDIRVIAGWARG from the coding sequence ATGAATCCTATTGACACCATCCTACATCATCATCCCGTTCTCGTCATCGACGGCGCGCTTGCCACCGAGTTGGAACGGCGCGGGCACGACTTGAAGAACGATCTGTGGTCGGCAACAATTTTGCTCGAACACCCCGAGGCGATTCAACAAGTGCATTACGATTATTTCAACGCGGGCGCAGATTGCGCCATCACCGCCAGTTATCAGGCAACCGTGGAGGGATTCAAGCGGCGCGGTTTGAATGAAAAAGAAGCCATCGCGTTGATTCAAAAGTCTGTGCGGATCGCAACAGCGGCGCGGGATGAATTTTGGGCGAAAGAATCGAATCGCGCGGGCAGGTCAAAGCCGTTCGTTGCCGCGTCGGTGGGACCGTACGGCGCGTTCCTTGCCAATGGCGAGGAATACGTCGGCAACTATGGGTTGAGCGAAACCGAGTTGATGGATTTCCATCGCGGGCGCATGCAAGCGCTGGTCGAAGCGGGCGCCGAACTGCTGGCGTGTGAAACCATCCCTTCCCTGACCGAAGCGCGGGCAATCGTAAAACTTCTCGATGAATTTCCGAACATCGCCGCATGGCTCAGTTTTTCCGCGCGGGATGAGGTGCGCATTTCCGAAGGTCAATCCTTTGCCGATTGTGTGAAACTGCTTGAGGGACATCCGCAGATCGCGGCCTTGGGCATTAACTGCACATCGCCAAAGTATGTTTCGTCACTGCTCCGCGAGGGCAAGCGGTTCACCAGCAAACCTATGTTGGTCTACCCTAACCTGGGCGAAGGATACGATGCGGCCAAAAACGATTGGGATGGGCATGCGGCTGTCGAATCGTTTGGAGAAGAGGCGCGGGTTTGGTATGAAGCGGGCGCGCGCATGATCGGCGGTTGTTGCCGCACCACACCGGAGGATATCCGTGTGATTGCGGGATGGGCGAGGGGATAA
- a CDS encoding hydrogenase maturation nickel metallochaperone HypA: MNHQKEFELAQSILAKSLQRASESNTKQITTLHIAIGEIAELDRDLIQSHWREIGKGTLAEQAELRFRFITAEVQCMACFQKYHPEGGEIHCPYCGSFGAKILSGEEFTLEEVE; the protein is encoded by the coding sequence TTGAATCATCAAAAAGAATTCGAGCTCGCGCAATCCATCCTTGCAAAATCTCTTCAACGCGCGAGCGAGTCCAACACGAAGCAAATCACAACACTTCACATTGCCATCGGCGAGATCGCCGAACTCGATCGCGATCTGATCCAATCACACTGGCGCGAGATCGGCAAAGGCACGCTTGCTGAACAGGCGGAATTGCGCTTCCGCTTCATCACTGCCGAAGTTCAGTGTATGGCATGCTTCCAAAAATATCATCCTGAAGGCGGAGAGATTCATTGCCCCTATTGCGGAAGTTTCGGCGCGAAAATTTTATCGGGCGAGGAGTTTACTCTTGAAGAGGTTGAATAA
- a CDS encoding zinc-binding dehydrogenase codes for MKAVRMVETGKPLELQEIPIPNISEREILTRVRAAGICHSDAHYRAGRSAMGFMPITLGHEVAGVVEKIGSQVTNVKVGERVCLHYNITCGDCYSCSTGNEQFCDSVKMLGHHVDGGYAEYIAVPARNAIHLPDEIPFEAGATLMCASATALHALTKSRIKAGETVAVFGVGGLGLSAIQLAKAMGAVEVYAVDIQRDKLELASEYDAIPIDASRADAVEEIRKLTKGRGVNVAVEMIGLRKTMEQAIDSVGNLGRAVMVGLNQQPISINTYAQVLGKEAEIIGSNDHLLSELPLLVEWARRGILDTSRVVSQVIPLDAGKINQRLDDLEKFTGDVRVVITP; via the coding sequence ATGAAGGCAGTGCGGATGGTGGAAACTGGCAAACCGCTCGAGTTGCAGGAGATTCCCATCCCGAACATCAGCGAACGCGAAATTCTCACGCGCGTGCGCGCGGCGGGGATCTGTCACTCCGACGCGCATTATCGCGCCGGGCGTTCTGCCATGGGATTCATGCCGATCACACTTGGGCATGAGGTTGCGGGAGTGGTGGAAAAGATCGGCTCGCAAGTGACGAACGTCAAAGTGGGCGAGCGCGTCTGTTTGCATTACAACATCACATGCGGCGATTGTTATTCTTGCAGTACGGGCAACGAGCAATTCTGCGACTCGGTGAAGATGCTCGGTCATCATGTGGATGGCGGCTACGCGGAGTACATCGCCGTCCCTGCGCGGAACGCGATTCACTTGCCCGACGAGATTCCTTTCGAGGCAGGCGCGACGTTAATGTGCGCCTCAGCCACCGCCCTGCACGCGTTAACCAAAAGCAGGATCAAGGCTGGGGAAACTGTGGCAGTTTTCGGCGTGGGAGGACTCGGTCTGTCTGCCATCCAGTTGGCAAAAGCGATGGGAGCGGTCGAAGTCTACGCGGTGGACATCCAGCGCGACAAACTCGAACTCGCCTCTGAATACGACGCGATTCCCATCGACGCGAGCCGCGCCGACGCGGTGGAGGAGATCCGCAAGTTGACGAAGGGCAGGGGCGTGAATGTTGCGGTGGAGATGATCGGTTTGCGGAAGACGATGGAGCAGGCGATTGACTCTGTGGGCAATCTGGGACGCGCCGTGATGGTGGGATTGAATCAACAACCGATCTCGATCAACACGTACGCGCAGGTGCTCGGCAAAGAAGCGGAGATCATCGGCTCGAACGATCATCTGCTGAGCGAGTTGCCTCTGCTCGTGGAGTGGGCGCGGCGAGGGATTCTGGATACCTCGCGCGTGGTGTCGCAAGTGATACCGCTCGATGCGGGAAAGATCAATCAGCGACTCGATGATCTGGAAAAATTCACCGGCGATGTGCGCGTGGTGATCACCCCATAA
- a CDS encoding PD40 domain-containing protein, with product MTFILFSGCNLPAASTPTADLFATLQASTPSNFTPPPATESIATPDFNFATPTFTALPQNSIPSPSPSDQLTGKIVFTCQVNKVQSSDQICIINADGSGFRQLTSDNARHFYASLSPDGGSVLYSAFREKNVYEIYELSLTAGNTNRLTDRLGVSNAPEVSPNGESIVFMRGNPNTQQNQIWVMDRNGDNPANVPQALGWDPTWSPDGKSILFASDRDGGVQLFTVSLKGSAIKRITNLPSIRGRSDWSSDGTFIVTYSGEPWNREVYIMSADGSNTRQLTPTGGNSQGPSISPDGQWVVFTAYFDHYGDDHGCEIYVIRANGTDLRRLTNNSYCDYQPRWGP from the coding sequence ATGACATTCATTCTATTTTCTGGATGTAACCTCCCCGCCGCTTCAACCCCGACGGCAGACCTGTTTGCCACTCTTCAAGCGTCTACGCCCTCCAACTTTACTCCTCCTCCCGCGACCGAATCCATTGCAACGCCTGATTTCAATTTTGCGACTCCCACGTTTACCGCGCTACCTCAAAATTCGATTCCATCCCCGTCGCCTTCCGATCAATTGACCGGGAAGATCGTCTTCACATGCCAGGTCAATAAAGTTCAATCCTCCGACCAGATCTGCATCATCAACGCGGACGGATCGGGATTCCGCCAATTGACCAGCGACAACGCGCGTCATTTTTACGCGTCCCTTTCACCGGATGGGGGAAGCGTGTTGTATTCGGCATTCCGCGAGAAAAATGTCTACGAGATTTATGAATTGAGTCTCACCGCGGGCAATACAAATCGGCTGACAGACCGACTCGGCGTGTCTAACGCGCCTGAAGTTTCGCCGAATGGCGAGAGTATCGTATTCATGCGCGGAAACCCAAACACCCAACAGAATCAAATCTGGGTCATGGATCGAAACGGCGATAACCCCGCGAATGTTCCGCAAGCGTTGGGCTGGGACCCGACCTGGTCACCGGATGGGAAATCGATTCTGTTCGCCTCCGACCGCGATGGAGGCGTTCAACTCTTCACGGTCAGCCTGAAGGGAAGCGCGATCAAGAGGATCACGAATCTGCCGTCCATCCGCGGAAGAAGCGATTGGTCGTCCGATGGGACGTTCATCGTCACGTACTCCGGCGAGCCGTGGAATCGCGAGGTCTACATCATGAGCGCGGACGGGTCGAACACGCGCCAGCTCACGCCGACGGGCGGCAACAGCCAGGGACCATCCATTTCACCGGACGGACAGTGGGTGGTCTTCACCGCGTACTTCGATCATTACGGCGACGATCATGGATGCGAGATCTATGTGATCCGCGCCAACGGCACAGACTTGCGGCGGTTGACGAACAACAGTTATTGCGATTACCAGCCGCGCTGGGGACCTTGA
- the recJ gene encoding single-stranded-DNA-specific exonuclease RecJ has protein sequence MTHNKRWVIAKTITQQASEALTVVPPILRQVLFNRGIGTEEQARAFVAAKTLADTNPFQMIGMQAAVDRINFALEHHEPIAVYGDYDVDGVTATALLVEALQKFGADVRGYIPNRFEEGYGLNKDALDSLKADGVKLVITVDCGIRSPDESLHAQTIGLDLIISDHHHPDGENLPPAFAVINPKQHGDPYPDKDLAGVGIAYKIVEALAQERGKTKEDEIFPLSSFLDLVALGTVADLAPLVGENRSLVRNGLKQLRETKRQGLFSLAGVAQIKIDKITAGNIGFMLGPRLNASGRLESALASFELLTTTDFMRAGQLAQQLDVQNRQRQTITKTMQQQAEEIAMQDDPNAFLLFAAHESFNSGVVGLASSRLTEKYYRPSVVAAKGAEETRGSCRSIPEFHITDALDQCKDLLVRHGGHAAAAGFTVKNENLTELVARLKTIAKEKLDGKDLRQTLSADMEVSLADMNFGILKHIAFLEPTGYGNPDAIFVSRNVKVKSFRAVGSEGRHLKLTLEDGPALKYDAIGFRMGDVAKSLPPRVDVMYTLEANEYNGRVSLQLNLKDVKEAGVAD, from the coding sequence ATGACACACAACAAACGCTGGGTTATCGCAAAGACCATCACGCAACAAGCCTCCGAAGCATTGACGGTTGTGCCGCCGATTTTGCGGCAGGTGTTGTTCAATCGCGGCATCGGCACGGAGGAGCAAGCGCGCGCGTTCGTTGCCGCGAAAACGTTGGCAGACACGAATCCGTTTCAGATGATCGGCATGCAAGCCGCGGTGGATCGAATTAATTTTGCGCTTGAACATCACGAACCCATCGCGGTGTATGGCGATTACGACGTGGACGGCGTGACCGCGACCGCCTTGCTCGTGGAAGCATTGCAAAAATTTGGAGCCGATGTTCGCGGCTACATCCCGAATCGATTCGAAGAGGGCTACGGACTCAACAAAGACGCGTTGGATTCGTTGAAAGCGGACGGCGTGAAGTTGGTCATCACCGTGGATTGCGGAATCCGCTCGCCAGACGAATCGCTTCACGCGCAGACCATCGGGCTGGACCTCATCATCAGCGACCACCACCACCCCGACGGCGAAAACCTGCCGCCCGCGTTTGCAGTCATCAATCCAAAACAACATGGCGATCCGTATCCCGATAAAGATTTAGCGGGAGTGGGTATTGCTTATAAAATTGTTGAGGCGCTAGCGCAAGAAAGAGGAAAGACGAAAGAAGACGAAATCTTTCCTCTTTCCTCTTTCCTCGATTTGGTCGCCTTGGGAACCGTCGCCGACCTCGCTCCCCTCGTCGGCGAGAATCGTTCACTCGTCCGCAATGGACTCAAACAACTGCGCGAAACGAAGCGGCAGGGATTATTTTCACTCGCGGGCGTGGCACAGATCAAAATTGACAAGATCACCGCAGGCAACATCGGATTCATGCTCGGTCCGCGTTTGAACGCGTCGGGGCGACTCGAGTCCGCGCTCGCGTCGTTTGAATTGCTCACCACCACCGACTTCATGCGCGCGGGTCAACTCGCGCAGCAACTCGATGTGCAGAACCGCCAGCGACAAACGATCACCAAGACGATGCAACAGCAAGCGGAAGAGATCGCCATGCAGGATGACCCCAATGCGTTTCTGTTATTTGCCGCGCATGAAAGTTTCAATTCGGGTGTGGTCGGCTTGGCATCATCGCGGCTTACGGAAAAGTATTATCGCCCGTCTGTTGTCGCGGCAAAGGGAGCCGAGGAAACGCGCGGCTCGTGCCGTTCGATCCCCGAATTCCACATCACCGACGCGCTCGATCAATGCAAAGACTTGCTCGTCCGTCATGGAGGTCACGCCGCGGCGGCTGGCTTCACGGTGAAAAATGAAAATTTGACCGAGTTGGTGGCGCGGCTCAAAACAATTGCAAAAGAAAAATTGGACGGGAAGGACCTGCGCCAAACACTATCCGCCGATATGGAAGTTTCCCTCGCGGATATGAACTTCGGCATTTTGAAACACATCGCGTTCCTCGAACCGACGGGTTACGGAAATCCCGACGCCATCTTTGTTTCGCGGAATGTGAAAGTGAAATCGTTTCGCGCGGTTGGTTCGGAGGGCAGGCACTTGAAACTCACACTCGAAGACGGTCCCGCGTTGAAATACGATGCGATCGGTTTCCGCATGGGCGACGTGGCAAAGTCACTGCCGCCGCGCGTGGATGTGATGTACACGCTCGAAGCAAACGAATACAACGGACGGGTATCTCTGCAATTGAATTTGAAAGATGTAAAAGAGGCGGGGGTGGCGGATTAG
- a CDS encoding dephospho-CoA kinase, translated as MSKRTGKTIIGLTGNIATGKSVVRRMMEHLGAYTIDADALAHRVISKGAPGYQPTIDRFGKWLLDKEGNIDRAKLGKLVFADAEALAQLEEIVHPYVLQAVDLLIRRANQRVVVVEAIKLIESGMREQCDSIWVTDAPQEVQVERLMRKRNLTREDALQRIGAQAPQSDKLAAATVIIRNTGSYDELWKQVTAEWKRFAPKPETGPLPSSNTQPGTYLLLRGRPRDAQRIAEFISRQSKGRRVMHADDVMESFGEKAFLMLFSGSELVGVAGWQVENLVARTDDLFIDPKVPAEKSLPLMLNEVEEASNALQCEASLVFPPMDLVGFDTVWKRLGYSRRAPETLGSQAWMEAASESMPRGAALFFKQLRADRVLRPI; from the coding sequence GTGAGCAAAAGAACTGGCAAAACGATCATCGGTCTAACCGGCAATATCGCCACCGGCAAAAGCGTGGTGCGGCGCATGATGGAACACCTGGGCGCCTACACCATCGATGCGGACGCGCTGGCGCATCGCGTCATCTCGAAGGGCGCGCCGGGCTATCAGCCTACCATTGACCGGTTCGGCAAATGGCTTTTGGATAAGGAAGGGAACATCGACCGCGCTAAACTGGGCAAACTTGTGTTCGCAGACGCCGAAGCGCTCGCCCAACTCGAAGAGATCGTGCACCCGTACGTGTTGCAAGCGGTGGATTTACTCATCCGCCGGGCGAACCAGCGCGTGGTGGTAGTGGAAGCGATCAAGTTGATCGAATCGGGTATGCGCGAGCAATGCGATTCTATCTGGGTCACCGACGCGCCGCAGGAAGTTCAGGTCGAACGGCTGATGCGCAAGCGCAACCTAACTCGTGAAGACGCGTTGCAACGAATCGGGGCGCAGGCTCCGCAAAGCGACAAACTCGCCGCGGCGACGGTCATCATCCGAAACACCGGTTCGTACGACGAACTGTGGAAACAGGTGACCGCGGAGTGGAAACGCTTCGCGCCCAAGCCGGAAACTGGTCCACTTCCCTCATCCAACACCCAACCCGGAACGTATTTACTCCTGCGCGGCCGCCCCCGCGACGCGCAAAGGATTGCCGAGTTCATCTCGCGCCAGAGCAAGGGACGGCGCGTCATGCATGCTGACGATGTGATGGAGTCCTTCGGCGAGAAAGCATTCCTCATGCTCTTTAGCGGGAGCGAACTGGTGGGCGTGGCAGGCTGGCAAGTGGAAAACCTGGTGGCGCGCACCGACGACCTCTTCATCGACCCAAAAGTACCCGCAGAGAAATCACTGCCGCTTATGCTCAATGAAGTGGAGGAAGCCTCCAATGCCCTGCAATGCGAAGCCTCACTCGTCTTCCCGCCGATGGACTTGGTGGGTTTCGACACGGTTTGGAAACGACTCGGCTATTCGCGCCGCGCGCCGGAAACTCTCGGCTCACAGGCTTGGATGGAAGCCGCCAGCGAATCGATGCCGCGCGGCGCGGCGCTGTTCTTCAAACAACTACGCGCCGACCGCGTTCTGCGACCGATCTAA
- a CDS encoding SDR family oxidoreductase encodes MDPKGKVVIVTGASSGIGEATARQFGREGSRVVLAARRVDKLEALANEIKGMGAGADVLVVQADLSKLEDIQSLIQKTLEKFGRIDVLVNNAGFGRLDWLEKLDPVKDIQGQFDVNVMGVVQTTRQALPVMIQQRSGHIIQMCSMAGLVGTPTYTIYSACKHAVHGFSEALRREVKPWGIDVSMVYPGGVSTEFGSHAGIKRKTKATTPKFMLLTAEQVADAVVSLVRRPRAMWIIPWLWTFTMWMNRNFNWFVDYTTINRFTIPEREEELRAK; translated from the coding sequence ATGGATCCAAAGGGCAAAGTTGTGATCGTGACCGGGGCATCGTCGGGGATTGGCGAGGCAACCGCCCGTCAGTTTGGACGCGAGGGGTCGAGGGTTGTCCTCGCCGCGCGGCGCGTGGATAAACTCGAAGCGTTGGCGAATGAGATCAAAGGTATGGGCGCGGGAGCAGATGTGTTGGTCGTGCAGGCAGACCTTTCCAAACTCGAAGATATTCAATCACTGATTCAAAAGACGCTGGAAAAATTCGGTCGCATTGACGTGTTGGTCAACAACGCAGGTTTCGGGCGATTGGATTGGCTGGAGAAACTCGATCCCGTGAAAGATATTCAAGGTCAATTCGATGTCAATGTGATGGGGGTGGTTCAGACCACGCGGCAGGCGTTGCCGGTGATGATCCAACAGCGGTCAGGTCACATCATTCAAATGTGTTCGATGGCGGGACTTGTCGGCACGCCGACTTACACAATCTATTCAGCATGCAAACACGCCGTGCATGGATTCTCCGAAGCGTTGCGCCGCGAAGTGAAGCCATGGGGCATTGACGTTTCGATGGTCTACCCCGGCGGCGTTTCAACAGAATTTGGTTCACACGCGGGCATCAAACGTAAAACAAAAGCCACAACCCCCAAGTTTATGTTGCTCACGGCTGAACAAGTTGCTGACGCGGTGGTGAGTCTCGTGCGCCGCCCGCGCGCCATGTGGATCATCCCCTGGCTGTGGACATTCACGATGTGGATGAACCGCAATTTCAATTGGTTTGTGGATTACACAACGATTAATCGGTTTACGATACCTGAACGGGAAGAAGAGTTAAGGGCGAAGTAG
- a CDS encoding DUF2723 domain-containing protein encodes MDDRNGRPSPLSPIDICLALLIGLAALALYIRTLAPSLLWGDSAEFQTLSYTLGMTHHTGYATQIIFGKIFTLIPINGIAWRVNLMSAFFGALAVANTFLIVRLLTGSRTAATSASLVLALTDGFWWRALVAESYAPAAGMLATVWLLFLLWRSTGKPQYLFLSGLAGGLSLGIHSTVVMTGASVLAVMAFTARKRAEWFSAAAGATLGVALFLGFFFFLDYNDPPSSVHNAVFRVNLSAVGLTEDEYDSAWDRFKFIFPANRASSYYFTATSTDMRDRLIEYVSYFPWWQLTLTIIGIVWLFFGGRWREGLYPLIAFILIWGLAITVSFSIYREFYVPAAVVTSVWFGAGAGAALSAWERLTKLNQPSLRMTRVLISIVLIILPIWNARQDLSLAIQKGFTSFIRDNHIYPVFAPDKAIREAKRIINNVEDNAIVFTNWDKLYSYIYTAQIEEGKMDISFHEVLDEGDQILPTTLMKYIDANIDTRPIYFAIDVPELSELYQVTKINDTLYRINRK; translated from the coding sequence ATGGATGACCGCAACGGGCGACCCTCGCCTCTTTCCCCCATTGACATCTGCCTCGCCCTCCTCATCGGACTCGCTGCCCTCGCCTTATACATCCGCACCCTCGCGCCTTCGTTATTATGGGGAGATTCCGCCGAATTCCAGACTCTTTCCTACACCCTCGGCATGACTCACCACACGGGCTACGCGACTCAGATCATCTTCGGAAAAATCTTTACCCTGATTCCCATCAACGGCATCGCATGGCGCGTCAACTTGATGTCTGCGTTTTTCGGCGCGTTGGCGGTGGCAAACACGTTCCTCATCGTCCGCTTGTTGACTGGTTCACGCACCGCCGCGACTTCCGCCTCGCTCGTCCTCGCCCTCACCGACGGATTCTGGTGGCGCGCGCTCGTCGCCGAATCCTACGCTCCCGCCGCAGGGATGCTGGCAACGGTGTGGCTGTTATTTCTTTTGTGGAGAAGCACAGGTAAACCGCAATATCTTTTCTTGTCGGGTTTGGCAGGCGGATTAAGTTTAGGTATTCATAGTACGGTCGTGATGACAGGCGCGTCCGTGCTGGCAGTGATGGCGTTCACCGCCCGTAAACGCGCGGAGTGGTTCAGCGCGGCGGCGGGAGCGACCCTGGGCGTGGCGCTCTTCCTCGGATTCTTTTTCTTCCTCGATTACAACGACCCGCCTTCGAGCGTTCACAATGCGGTCTTCCGAGTCAACTTGAGCGCGGTGGGATTGACCGAAGACGAATACGATTCTGCTTGGGATCGTTTCAAGTTCATCTTCCCTGCCAACCGCGCATCGTCGTACTACTTCACCGCCACATCTACAGACATGCGCGATAGACTGATCGAATATGTTTCGTATTTTCCATGGTGGCAGTTGACTCTCACCATCATCGGAATCGTTTGGTTGTTTTTCGGCGGCAGATGGCGCGAGGGACTGTATCCACTGATTGCGTTCATTCTCATTTGGGGACTCGCTATCACGGTTTCATTTTCGATCTATCGCGAGTTTTATGTGCCGGCGGCGGTCGTCACGTCGGTGTGGTTCGGCGCGGGGGCAGGCGCGGCGCTGTCCGCGTGGGAGAGGTTGACGAAACTGAACCAGCCGTCCCTGCGAATGACGCGGGTTCTCATCTCCATCGTATTAATTATTTTGCCCATCTGGAATGCGCGGCAAGATTTGAGTCTCGCGATCCAAAAAGGTTTTACATCGTTCATCCGCGATAATCATATCTATCCCGTGTTCGCGCCTGATAAAGCCATCCGTGAGGCGAAACGAATTATCAACAATGTTGAAGACAACGCAATTGTTTTTACGAATTGGGATAAACTGTATTCGTACATATACACCGCGCAGATCGAGGAAGGCAAGATGGATATTTCTTTTCACGAGGTTCTCGATGAAGGAGATCAAATTTTGCCGACGACGCTGATGAAATACATTGACGCGAACATTGACACGCGCCCGATTTATTTTGCCATTGATGTTCCTGAACTTTCCGAGTTGTATCAAGTAACAAAAATTAACGACACGCTGTATCGAATCAATAGAAAATAA